The Gammaproteobacteria bacterium genome has a window encoding:
- a CDS encoding DUF3047 domain-containing protein, which produces MHKNTTRVLALLACSSAMVAAGERLIIGDFFERDLSGWETESFEKETQYGFTGASGRTVLRARCDASASGLVYQQEIDLTRTPVLHWSWRIEHVYRGVNEKTEDGDDYPARIYVIHDGGLLKWRSRAINYVWSSNQPVGETWPNAFAGQAEMVAVRSGPPTRADRWYTQSRNVAEDFRQIHGLELDDIDAVALMTDCDNSVRQSRAYYGNIYFTPGN; this is translated from the coding sequence ATGCACAAAAATACAACCCGCGTTTTAGCTTTACTGGCGTGTTCGAGCGCTATGGTTGCCGCGGGCGAGCGCCTGATTATCGGCGATTTTTTTGAGCGCGATCTCAGCGGCTGGGAGACCGAATCGTTCGAGAAGGAAACGCAGTATGGGTTTACCGGGGCGAGCGGTCGCACGGTGTTGCGCGCGCGGTGCGACGCGAGCGCATCTGGGCTTGTTTATCAACAAGAAATCGATCTGACCCGCACGCCCGTGCTGCACTGGTCCTGGCGCATCGAACACGTTTATCGTGGTGTGAATGAAAAAACCGAAGATGGCGATGACTATCCCGCGCGCATCTATGTGATACACGACGGCGGGCTGTTGAAGTGGCGCAGCCGCGCAATCAACTATGTCTGGTCCAGCAACCAGCCGGTCGGCGAGACCTGGCCCAACGCCTTTGCCGGTCAGGCGGAAATGGTCGCCGTGCGCTCAGGGCCACCGACGCGCGCGGATCGCTGGTATACGCAATCGCGCAACGTCGCGGAGGATTTCAGGCAAATCCATGGACTGGAGCTTGACGACATCGACGCGGTGGCGCTGATGACCGATTGCGACAACAGCGTGCGCCAATCCCGCGCGTACTACGGCAACATTTATTTCACACCCGGCAACTGA
- a CDS encoding c-type cytochrome, protein MLLVICCGALLTAETGVAGGAIGRTIGVACSACHGPRGMSEGAIPSIHGLPAKQIESAMRAYRSGKRPGTIMNRIAKGYTDNQIAAIAQYFANLKP, encoded by the coding sequence ATGCTCCTAGTCATCTGCTGCGGCGCGCTGCTGACCGCTGAAACCGGCGTTGCCGGCGGCGCCATAGGACGCACCATAGGCGTTGCCTGTAGCGCCTGTCACGGGCCACGGGGCATGAGCGAGGGCGCGATCCCTTCAATTCACGGACTGCCCGCGAAACAGATAGAGTCCGCGATGCGCGCCTACCGCTCCGGCAAACGCCCCGGCACCATCATGAATCGTATCGCGAAAGGCTATACCGACAATCAGATCGCCGCGATCGCGCAATATTTCGCCAATCTAAAGCCGTAA